Genomic window (Rosa chinensis cultivar Old Blush chromosome 6, RchiOBHm-V2, whole genome shotgun sequence):
TCAGCCTTCTCTGCCTCTGCCCAGGATCCCTTTGCCTCAAACAACATAGCCTCTAGCTTGCCTGTTGTATATGGAAAAACAAATAACTTATTCACCACATAGCAACAGCTAACAACAACATTAAGGTTGGCCAGTTATTTTGACATTACCAAAGAATGTAATACTAGCCTCTCTCTACACATGGTGTCAATGAATTATTTCGACTAACCAACTCTTTTACTCTCTGGAAATGCCTTTCATACAAGCTTGATGAGGTCCTGCAAAAATCAAGTAAAGGCGCATAAGATAACCCTTTTACTTTTGTGAGTACAAACACTTGCACAACAGTAAAACAAATCATATATGCCTTATACAAATATGCCAATCTCAATCCAGAGTATATGAAGCCTAAAGTTACCATCAGATACAATATGATTGATTTGGCCGTAAGAAAGAGAACATTACATCATCATCAAAGCCTAAAGTTGCTAGTTCAAAGTACTTTAGAAGTATAAGCTAAAGAAAATAAGTATTATACCTTTGTAACATCAAGACACTGGCAGTCCATGGCTGCAAGTGCAACCTGCTCATATAGAGTCCATTCTGCATCAAGAATTACAAAAAGGAACTTTAAATTGGAGACATAATAATGACAGGATATAAGCTTATCATGATTGAATATAGCTAGGACTCAAATGAATTTGTCTACTTCCCCCCTTCATTACCGATTTCGTCGTGTGAAAATCCTTTCACTTACTAGTTAAAACACCAAACAAACCTCTTACTGGCCGAAAATATTACTTGCATCACTAAGCTGAAGTCTTTCAACTCAAACAATTTTTAGTATACTCGGATACTTGGATGTCAAAACACTACAGTTTTTTAACAACATATCAATATGACAAAATCAACAGCAATCTAACACAACTCAATAGAATTTACACAAGTTCAAACACATAAAATTGCACACAACCTAGCCCGATTCATCATCAAGTAATTCCATTCCATTCCTAAGCTACCATGGTCCATAATCAAATGGCCTAAATCGAACTACCATGAATTCAAATTGCAAATGCTTCACCTAATCAAGCAATTCCAATCCAAACTTAAATTTCAAATCCGGAGCTCAAAACTCATCTTGAGGTATTATCCATCGTTGATTACTTCATCGCTTGTACAATCATCTCAAAAGACCAAATTGAGGGTTCCTAAGTAATGACAACTTTGGGGGGTCAATTACCTCTACTGAAAGCCGCACTCACATTAAGCACAGATAGTCAACAATGTTTCTCCTATTGAAACATGGAAGGGCCGAAGGGTGCCCTCACAATTTTCCACTTACATTTAGGAGAAACTTTTCCAAGCGTATTGTGAATCCCTATTGCATTAGTTTTCCAATTCTAAACCGGAAAAGGAATAGCCACAGACACATAATATAAATAGGGGGCAGGGGGCAGGGGGCAAGGCTTATTCACATCTCAAATCTTCTAAAGACTTTTAAAAGCACTCAAATCTCCCAAACCCTCGAACCTTGGAAACCAATAACCATGTCGACTGAAATTGAGAACAAGAAGCTAAATCTGACGAGCTCCGACGGAGAGGAATTCGAGGTTGATGAGGCTGTTGCTCTTCACTCTGAGACCATCAAGCACATGATGGAGGACGGCTGCGCCGATAATGCCATTCCATTGACCGGCGTCATCCTTGCCAAAGTCATCGAGTACTTAAAGAAGCACGCTGAGGACAAGGAAGGCAAGGATCAGAAGAAGTCTCTCAAGAGATTCGACGCCGATTTCGTCGACGTCGAGCTGTCCGTCCTGATTGATCTGATATTGGCAGCAGATCGTCTGAAAATCAAGAAGCTGTGGGACTTGACATGCCAGACTGTGGCGGACATGATCAAAGATCCTGAGGTGAGATTTTCAAACTCAAGAATGACTTAActcctgaagaagaagaagaagaggttatTCGAAAGGAATACCAATGGGCATTTGAGTGAAGCTGATCGATTGTTATATGGCTACTattaatatttgttttgttctttatttaCCTATAGCATATATAGATGCCTAGTTAGTTAATACGCGTATTATACGCGAATAAAACTTCAATACccgtataaataaataaaaatttcagtACGGCGTATTGAAAGTGTAGACTCAGTTTTTTTCACGTATAATTGACTCTGACTTTTTTATACATGTATACGTTTTATACGGATAAAAAATATGAGAATTTAAACGTTAAAGTTTTAGTGTTggttaaagatttaaatttttaAAGCAATGAACTTTTGAAGTTCCCCAAGATTATTTGGAACTTGGAAagttgaatcttggaagcataAAACTCTTTTAATTGCTCATAGACTCATGAACTATTAGAGTTCTACTGCACTACAAAGTACAACGATATAAAGAGATAAAGCACTAAACCTTTATCAGATTCTTATAATCCTTAGCCCATTTCTTCTCAATTCCTTGGATATTCAGGGGACTCTTTATTTTGTTCTAAAACTAGACTTGGATTTCTTACAAAGACCGGAATTGTCATTGTCTTGGATATGATAAAGACttattttcattcttatgtgtTGTTGAATATCAGTTTAACTTGCCCTTGCTATCTACGTATTAGTTTGTTGGTGTTTATTAgttattttcttataaaaacAGAGTTTTATATATCCATATTTTTGACTCCGTTTTTTAATTACTATCCCGAATTATACAcgtatatttcaaaattataaatttgCCGTATTGCCTTTTTTTGACCTAATATTTGACCGTATCGTTAGATTAGGTTAACCGAATAATACACGTACGTTTCTTTGCCGAATCATACACGTCCCGTTTTTTACTAACTAGGATAGATGTATTGAATTTCTTTTACATCTGTTTTAGAAtagggagaatatcacaaatggtcacttaaCTTTTAcctattcgacactttggtcactcacattttaaatatatcactttggtcactcaactttaacgctgtaattcactttagtcacttctttaatttttttcattaaaaaaaattatttgccacaatattaatgatattttcgtccaaccaattgtgaaaaattgagaaatatgtattagaatgattgggagaagtgaTCAAAGTAAGATAAAATGCCTcttgggtgactaaagtgattgacagtatAATAGttaagtgaccaaagtgatatatttgaaacttgagtgaccaaaatgtCGAATGAGTCACGGGAGGTTCTTGCCGTGGGAGCAGTCGTGGGAGAGGTTCTTGCCGGTCGGAGGTTTGCTTTTCAACTATAGCTGCAGAGGCAAAGGCAATTTTAGATGGGATAAACCTCGCTATTTATCGAAATTTGAAAAATGTGATTATAGAATCTGATGCTTTGGAGGTAATCAAGGAAAtccaatcaagaaacaaaagagGGAATTGGAAATGTCACCTTCTGATTGATGAAATTAGGAGAAAGAGCTATTTCTTCTCTGAAATTAGATGGGAATGGATTCCCAGTGAAGCGAATTTAGTCGCGCATTCTGCGGCATCACTTGCCATTAGGACGGTGGGTCTTCTTAGATGGGCAGCTCTGCCACCACCATCCTTGCTTCAGGTTCTGAAGACGGACAGGCTCCCTTGTCCTCCGAATGCAAACTCGTAATTGTAATTGTATTCTCCCTTTCTGGGTTTTATTGGTTTTTCTCTCCATTCCCTGTCTAGTCTGTGATAGGTGGAGCTGATCAAACCTTGCTGTCTTTCCGtttgtttctgggttgaggccCCCTTTGGGCTCTCCTTGGGCTTGTCCCTTAATGGATTTATCCGTttctccaaaaaataaaaaataagtgtcgaatgagtcatagttgagcgactatttgtggaattctccctttAGAATAAGTGAAACAccaatttgtttctttttgaatAAATCATCTCATAGACTCTCATTGATAAAAGGTAAGACTAGAATGATCATTACATATCATTCCACTACCAACTAACAAGCagttgtggtgatatcaccttAAAATATAAGATATATTCATTTATTAGATGTGTCATGCTTACCTACAAAAGCCAGCTTATAAGCTATGAAAATTTTGGAACATTGCAAATAGGCCGAGTAACTACACTCATTAGAGCTCATTAAGAAACTAACAAGCATAACCCCTACAAAAGTGgagaatttattaaaaaaaagttaCGGATAAGTTATCCAACTAAGTATTTCTTCATATACAAAAAGTAGCCAACTTTTATAAATTTGGTACCAAATTGATCGTTGAAGAAAAGCCCAACGGATTCCTCTATCGAAACGTCGTCGCTTCCTGAAGGATTTCTCTTTCAATACTCGGGCGCCATTGCTGAAACCCTCAACTCGACCACTTGAGGTACTGCTCAGTTGGTATTGTAATGCCACTGAATCGATGTGGGTTTTGTATTGGAATTTTGAGCAAGTAGTTGATGTTAGCTGGTTCAGAGTTTAGatagatttctgggtttttgttgtgATATTTCTGGCAAACCCGATGTTACCTTGGTGtcgtttctctttgttttcagaTTTTTGGGTGAGTTTTCTGAATTGGGTTCTGTTTGCCTCTGCATTTTATTGCTGCAAAAATTTCAGCTTTTGTGTTATATGTTGCTTAGCAATTCGAAAATGGCTGAGAACTTGTTGACTTGCAAGCTTATTTGTTTGTTGAGTATCTGAATATCGGTTTGTTTTTGCTTTGCCTGAATAACTTTAGTAATGAATTCCTGGTATTTTGACTGGTGACTGTTAGAAACTCTAGAACTATTAGGCCATATGGAAT
Coding sequences:
- the LOC112173504 gene encoding LOW QUALITY PROTEIN: SKP1-like protein 1 (The sequence of the model RefSeq protein was modified relative to this genomic sequence to represent the inferred CDS: inserted 1 base in 1 codon); amino-acid sequence: MSTEIENKKLNLTSSDGEEFEVDEAVALHSETIKHMMEDGCADNAIPLTGVILAKVIEYLKKHAEDKEGKDQKKSLKRFDADFVDVELSVLIDLILAADRLKIKKLWDLTCQTVADMIKDPEXEIFKLKNDLTPEEEEEEVIRKEYQWAFE